The DNA region TCCATAGCCCCGCCGCTGGTCGCGCCGGCGCCGATCACGGTGTGGATCTCGTCGATGAACAGGATGGCGTGCGGCTTGGCTTCGAGCGCCTTGACCACCTGCTTCACGCGCTCCTCGAAATCGCCGCGATAGCGCGTGCCGGCGAGCAGCGTGCCCATGTCGAGCGAGTAGATCGTGGCGTTGGCGAGCACCTCGGGCACCTCGGCCTCGACGATCTTGCGCGCCAGGCCTTCCGCGATCGCGGTCTTGCCGACACCCGGATCGCCGACGAGCAGCGGGTTGTTCTTGCGTCGGCGGCACAGCACCTGGACGCAGCGCTCCACCTCGGCCTCGCGGCCGATCAGCGGGTCGACCCCGCCCTTGCGCGCCTTGGCATTCAGATCGACGCAATAGGCCGCGAGCGCATCGTCCTTGTCCTCGGCGCGGGCTTCCTCCTCCGGCTCCTCCGCGCCGCGGGCGGTGCGCGTCTCGGTCGCGCCGGGCTTCTTGGCGATGCCGTGGGAGATGAAGTTGACCGCGTCGTAGCGGGTCATGTCGCGCTCGGCGAGGAAGTAGGCGGCATGGCTCTCGCGCTCGGCGAACAGGGCAACGAGCACGTTCGCGCCGGTGACCTCCTCGCGGCCGGAATTCTGCACGTGGATGACCGCGCGCTGGATGACGCGCTGGAAGCCGGCGGTCGGCTTGGCGTCCTCGGCCTCCTTCAGGATGAGGCTCGCGAGTTCCTCGTCGACGTATTCGGTGAGCGTGGAACGCAGCTCGTCGACATCGACGTCGCAGGCGCGCATCACCGCGCCGGCGTCCTCGTCGTCGCAGAGCGAGAGCAGCAGGTGCTCGAGGGTCGCGTATTCGTGCTTGCGCTCGTTGGCGGCTGCGAGCGCGCGGTGCAGGCTCTGTTCGAGAGCTGGAGAAAATGAGGGCACGTCGCTAATCCTTTTCCATCGTGCACTGCAACGGATGCTGGCTCTGCCTCGCCGCGTCCATCACCTGGGCGACCTTGGTCTCGGCCACCTCGTAGGTGAAGACGCCGCACACCCCCACTCCATGTTGGTGCACATGGAGCATGATGCGAGTCGCCTCTTCAGGGGACTTGTGAAAAATCCCCATGAGGACTTCGACGACGAATTCCATCGGCGTGTAGTCGTCGTTGAGGAGCAGCACCTTGTACATCGAGGGGCGCTGCGTCTTCACTTTCGGCTTTAGGGCCAGACCGGTTCCCCGTCCGGGTTGGTCTGGGCTGCGCCGTTCGGTCATGGCGGTCTTCAAAGTCCTTGCCGGTGGCCGGCGTCCCGCATCTTCGGACGCCGCGCTCCACATCACCCTGACAGAAGTAATTAAATAGTGGGTGACCGGTTCCTGGGAAGCCCCCGAAATCGGTTGTGCGCAGCCCGGCGCGCAAAAACCACAGTTGGCGCGCGCAAGAATTGCGGTTATAGGAGGATCACAAAAAAGAGGCCCGGTCACCTTGCGGTGCCGGGCCAGTCGGGAGGAAATCGGTTGCCGGGCGCGCCATCGGGCGCTGCCCGGCAAATTCGTCTTAGCGCTGCGACTGCGCGACCTCGACGGCGGCCGCGAAGCGGTCGTTCAGCGGCTTGAAGCCGTCCTTGAACATGCCGCTCATCAGCTCGGTCGCCTTGTTCACTTCGGCCAGGTAGGCCTCGAGCGAGGACTTGGTGAAGTCGGCCTGGATCTCGATGAGCTCCTGAAGCGACTTCGCCGAGGACATCGACTTGGCGGCGGCGACGCCTTCTTCCATCGACTTCTTGGCGAAGGCGATCGAGTTGGCGTTCAGCTCCTCGAGCGACTTCGACGTGGCGGTCGCCGAGGCGATCACGGCATCGACGGTATCCTTCTGGAACGCGCTGAACTCGTTCAGGGCGTTCAGGGACTTCTCGAAGCCCTCCTTGACGGCCTTGTTGGAGGCCTGGGTCACCTTGTCGAGGGTTTCGGTGGCGGTGTCTTTCTTGGCGTTGGACATGAAGGTCTCTCCGGTAATCTTGCGGGGCGCGGAAGGCTGGCGCGGCTTGGCCTTCGGCTGGGGTTGGGGCTTGGTATTCGGTTGCGGTTGCGGTTGCGGTTGCGGTTTCCGGGCTGCGGCCTTCGAAGCGGCCGGCTTCGGCGCGCCGTTGGAATTCGCGGCAGCCTTCGGAGCGGACGGCACGACCTTCGCCGGCGCGGCCTCGGCCGGCTTCGGCTCGGGGTTGGCAGCAGGTTTCGTGTCCTCGGCCATGAGCGTCTCTCCTTCAGCCGCCCTCTTCGCAGCTGCAGCAAAAATGGCGTTCGAGAGCTCAAAAGTCAAGCATTTTTTGTGCAGT from Marinicauda algicola includes:
- a CDS encoding phasin family protein; the protein is MAEDTKPAANPEPKPAEAAPAKVVPSAPKAAANSNGAPKPAASKAAARKPQPQPQPQPNTKPQPQPKAKPRQPSAPRKITGETFMSNAKKDTATETLDKVTQASNKAVKEGFEKSLNALNEFSAFQKDTVDAVIASATATSKSLEELNANSIAFAKKSMEEGVAAAKSMSSAKSLQELIEIQADFTKSSLEAYLAEVNKATELMSGMFKDGFKPLNDRFAAAVEVAQSQR
- the clpS gene encoding ATP-dependent Clp protease adapter ClpS encodes the protein MTERRSPDQPGRGTGLALKPKVKTQRPSMYKVLLLNDDYTPMEFVVEVLMGIFHKSPEEATRIMLHVHQHGVGVCGVFTYEVAETKVAQVMDAARQSQHPLQCTMEKD